The sequence ACTTGGGGGGGAGCTGTGATAGAATGCGGTTAAATTTAGCCTCAAAGTCGTATTTTCTAGGGGAGTTATCCGTGACAGCAATAAGCCAACTACAACCTCAAGCACTCTGGCAGTGGTTCGAACAGATCTGTGCGATCCCGCATCCTTCCAAGCATGAGCAAGCGCTCAGCGAACATATTCAAGCTTGGGCTAGAGATAAACAACTTGAAATTGTTGAAGATAAAGTCGGTAACCTCATCATCAAGAAACCAGCCACTCCTGGCATGGAAAACCGTAAGACTGTTGCCCTGCAGGCCCATATCGATATGGTTCCCCAGAAGAACTCAGATAAGGTTCATGATTTTGAGAAAGACCCTATCATTCCTTACGTGGATGGTGACTGGGTTAAGGCTCAGGGCACGACTTTAGGTTCGGACAATGGCATAGGCATGGCATCGGCATTAGCCGTTTTAGGCTCAGATGATATCGCCCATGGCCCATTAGAAGTTCTGTTAACTATCGATGAAGAGGCGGGCATGACAGGCGCGTTTGGCCTCGAAGCGGGTTATCTGGATGCCGAGATCCTGATCAACACAGATTCTGAGCAAGAAGGCGAGATCTACATGGGTTGTGCCGGTGGTGTCGACGCCCAGATCAGTGTGCCTATGGTGTGGCAAGCTCCAGAGTCGAGTAACTCGACATACACCTTGACCCTATCGGGTTTAAAAGGTGGCCATTCTGGTGTGAACATACATCTTGGACGCGGTAATGCCAACAAGTTGCTGGCACGTTTCCTGTTTAATCATGCCGATGACTTGGCGCTGGAATTAACTGACTTTACCGGTGGTTCTCTGCGTAACGCCATCCCCCGCGAAGCCAGTGCAAGCTTTATGTTACCTACTGAAAACATTGCTGAACTTGAGACTCAGGCAACAAAATTTCAAGCCCTGATAAGGGAAGAGCTAGCCATTGCCGATCCCGATATGTTACTCGAACTAACCCAAGTATCGGCCGCCAAGCAAGTCATGAGCGAAGATACTCAGAACATGCTTATTGACCTACTCAATGCCTGTCCAAATGGCGTGATCCGTATGAGTGATGAGGTTGAAGGCGTTACTGAGACTTCATTAAACGTCGGCGTCATCAGCACCGAAACAGAGAGCGTTGAAATTCTCTGCTTAATTCGTTCTCTGATCGATTCAGGTCGAGATGAAATTGAAAGTGTATTAACGTCGCTGACAAACTTAGCCGGTGTCGGGATAGAGTTTAGCGGTGCTTACTCAGGATGGAAGCCCGACAACAGCTCACCCGTGATGGCCTTAGTGCGTGAAACCTATGACAGTATCTACAACAAAGAGCCTGTGATCATGGTTATTCATGCGGGTCTTGAATGCGGACTGTTTAAGAAGCCTTACCCTGAGATGGACATGGTATCGATTGGCCCGACTATCCGCTATCCACATAGCCCCGATGAGAAGGTACTCATTGAGACCGTAGGCCAGTACTACAAGCTGCTGTTAGCCGTTCTGGAACGTATTCCAGAGAAAGGATAAACAAGGTTTCTAGAACCTAAGATCTCGTTCCTAGGTTCTAGTTATTTCTTTAAATCCTACTTCTTAAAATCCTAAGTCCATCTGTGACTCTCTCACTTCATTCTCAGCCTCTTTGGTATTTACCGACGACTGACTCGCTAAGCCGACCGATACACCTAATAAGCGAATGCCTCTCCCTTGCTGACGCTCCAGCGCTTGTGTGAGCAGATCATAAAATAGTTTCACCGACATCTCATCGGCTCTATGCTCTATGGTAGTCTGTTTAAAATCACTGAATTTAAGCTTAACCACCTGCTTATTGATGATGCGATCTTTTGCGCTACGCGTCACCCGTACAGCCAACTCCTGAATCAGCTGAGGCATCACACCATGACATTGGTCTAAGGTATAGATATCCTTTGCTAACGTCGTCTCCACCCCCACAGATTTACGCTCTCTATGTGGAGAGATACTGCGCTCATCTATACCTTGAGCCCGCTCAATCAAGACTGCGCCAAATTTTCCGAATCGCTCAATCAAGGCACTTTGCGGATAGTCTTGAAGATCGCCGCAGGTTTTGAGGCCAATATCTTCAAGTTTCTTGCCTGTCACCTTCCCAACACCAGGGATTTTAGTCAAAGGTAAGGTTTTCACGAAGGGTGAGATCATATCCGGGGTTATCACATATTGTCCGTTAGGCTTATTCAGATCTGAAGCGACCTTAGCAAGAAATTTCACCGGCGCGATGCCAGCCGAAGCCGTGAGGCCAGTGATCTCAAAGATCTCCAGCCTGATGGCTTCTGCAATCAAGGTAGCCGAGCCCTGACATAAAGTGCAGTCGGTGACATCCAGATAAGCTTCATCAAGAGAGAGGGGCTCAATTAAGTCGGTATAGCGAGCAAAAACTTCGCGGATCTGCACCGAAACCTCTTTGTACACCGACATGCGACCAGGTACGAGTACGAGATCGGGACACAGTTTTAATGCATAGCCCGAGGCCATGGCCGAACGAACGCCGAAGGCCCGTGCCTCATAGTTACAAGTGCTTATCACCCCACGGCGATCACTGCGACCACCAACAGCTATGGGCTTGCCCCTCAATTCGGGAAAGTCGCGCATCTCGACTGCGGCAAAATAGCAGTCCATATCGATATGAATAATTTTCTGAAAATTAGTTTTCAAAGCAATTTCACAGCACTCTTCTAAACACTTCTCTGAACAAGAAGCCTCTCACACCACTATACTGTATATAAATACAGTAACCAATAAAAATGAGACTAAAGGGGAATATTTGAACGAGGAATGAACAATTGATGGGCTAGGGACAAACAAAAATGCCATTGAGTCGTTAACCCAATGGCATTATCGAAGCAAAAATCGCTTAGCTTCAGCTGACACTAAGATGCGAGCCATGGAATCTCAGATGCTGCTCTATGAAGCTGGCAATGAAAAAGTAACTATGGTCGTAACCTTCATGACTTTCCAGGGCTAAAGGATAACCACTGTTTTTGGCCGCGGCTTCTAATACCTCAGGTTTCAACTGCTCAGCTAAGAAGTCATCCGCTTCTCCTTGACTGACCAGAGCTGGAACAAATGATTTACCATTTTCCGCAGAGGCATTACGCATTAAGGTACTTGCATCATAGTCAGACCAAGTCGTCATGTCCCGGCCTAAGTAAGCCGTAAAGGCTTTCTTACCCCATGGGCAATTTATCGGATTACTGATAGGGCTAAAAGCCGAAACTGACTGATAGGCATCACTGTTTCTTAAGGCAATAACTAAGGCGCCATGCCCACCCATTGAGTGGCCAGCAATGGAACGCTTGTCAGTCACTGGAAACATGGACTCAACTAGAGCCGGCAACTCATCGACGATGTAATCATACATCTGGTAATGCTTGTTCCAAGGGGCTTGAGTAGCGTTGACATAGAAGCCTGCACCTTGGCCTAAGTCATAGCCCTCATCGTCGGCAACATCGCTGCCACGGGGACTGGTATCCGGCGCAACAATGGCGATACCAAGCTCAGAAGCAATACGATGAGCGCCCGCTTTATGCATGAAGTTTTCATCGCTACAGGTCAAGCCTGATAACCAATAAAGAACTGGCACTTTCTGACCATTCGAAGCTTGAGGTGGCAGATAAATAGCGAAGCGCATCGCACAATTTAAGGTCTTAGACTGGTGGCTATATTGCTTGTTCCAGCCTCCAAAGGTTTTATTACTACTGAGATTTTCTACTGTCATTATTCCGCTATCCTCACTACTACCTAGACATCACTCAAGCACCAATAAAGTGCTAACTAAACAGAACTGACGACATGAACCATCAGTTCTGCATACTTCTATTAAGAGCCATCACATGAATATGGCGACGCTCTATCTGCTATCAGCTTACTTATTTGTCGAAATGAATCACGGTACGAATGCTCTTACCTTCATGCATAAGATCGAATGCCTCATTAACTTGCTCAAGACCCATGGTATGAGTGATAAAGTCACTTAACTTAAACTCACCAGCCATGTAGCGCTCAACATAGTCAGGCAGCTCAGAGCGACCTTTAACACCACCAAATGCAGAGCCTTTCCACACTCGGCCAGTTACCAGCTGGAATGGACGCGTTGAGATCTCTTGTCCGGCACCGGCGACACCGATAACCACAGATTCACCCCAACCTTTATGACAACACTCAAGTGCCGAGCGCATCACATTGACGTTACCGATACATTCGAAAGAATAATCGACGCCACCATCTGTGAGTTCTACGATGACATCCTGAATAGGCTTGTCATAATTTTTTGGGTTGATGAAATCGGTTGCACCCAGTTTACGGGCCAGATCAAACTTACTCTCGTTAATATCGATAACGATAATACGAGCGGCTTTTGCCATAGCCGCACCTATGACTGCAGATAAACCAATACCGCCCATACCGAAGATAGCAACTGTAGCCCCCTCTTCCACTTTAGCTGTATTCATTACCGCGCCCATACCGGTTGTGACACCGCAACCTAATAAGCACACTTCTTCTAACCGCGCTTCAGGGTTGACCTTAGCTAATGAGATTTCAGGCAATACCGTGTACTCGGAAAACGTTGAGCAGCCCATGTAATGAAAGATATCTTTACCATCTTTAGAGAAACGAGTGGTACCGTCTGGCATCAAGCCTTTACCTTGTGTCTCACGAATTTTTTGACACAGGTTAGTCTTACCGGATTTACAGAACTTACACTCACCACACTCAGGGGTGTAAAGCGGAATAACATGATCGCCAACCCGAACGCTAGTCACGCCTTCACCGATAGACTCGACAATTCCGCCACCTTCGTGACCAAGAATACATGGGAATATACCTTCAGGATCATCACCAGAAAGTGTGAAAGCGTCGGTATGACATACGCCGGTAGCGATAATCTTGATGCGCACTTCACCTTTTTGCGGTGGCATTACATCGACGATTTCCATAGACAGAGGTTGACCAACGGCCCAAGCTACGGCGGCTTTTGATTTGATTGTTTGTGCTGTCATTTTAGCTCCAAAATATAATGGTTGAATCATGGGAGCGCTCCCAGAAAAAGATACTAGACCCAATTTCTGAAATCGTGCCGCTTTAAATATGGGATAAGTATATCCCTCAAAATTAAAATGATAATCCTATTTATAAGTAAATTACCTTTACCATATGGTAATAATAGACTTGTGGAATCACCTTAGCTGACTGTCTTTACTACCACGCCGGTTATAACCAGCCTGTTTACGTTGTAGATTATCTTGTTCTGTCTGGCAACTGACGCATAAACGGACCCCAGATAGTGCATCTCGACGTGCCATGGGGATTTCGATGCCACACTCTTCACAATGAGTCAGACCCGAGCCAGCATTTAATTTGTCTCTGGCCTGTGCAACCGCATCATTCACACTACTGTCTATTTGCTCTTGTACCGCGCCATCTCTTGACCAACCTCCAGCCATGGGCTCCTCCTATTTATTTCTAAGAATCTGTCAAAACTTCTTTCTGTTTAAACGCGATTAACCAATAAGTCACACCGAGGGCGAGGATCACGGCGGCAGAAGCCAGACATATTCAGCATCAACCTCTTTAAAATCCAGTACTATGATCTTGCGTGATATGGCCATCAATGCTGTCGCTATGACTATCTGCACATCTATCACACTCCATAAGATGACCAGTGTCATTAGCACTGCCAGTCCTCTTACAGCATAGTGCACCGCTTGACCCAGTTTATTGATAATAGGTTCGTTATCTATTTTTTCAATTTAAACTCCTAAAAGGTAAAAACACAGAGCAGCAACATCAGTACTATCAGCCTCTAAACATAAGAATGTACTTTCCGGCTCACGTAAAATTAACAGCGATGCCGGCGAATTGGGTGTATTATATTCCCAACTTAAATAATGATAATCCACCAAATTATAAAATCACTTTTACTAGGAGGTAACAATGTTTAACTGGGAAGGTGTCAGTGAATTCGTCTCCGTAGCAGAAACCGAAAGCTTTACTCAGGCAGCAAAACGTCTGGGTATATCCACGGCACAGGTCAGCAGGCAAGTCAGCGCTTTAGAGACCAGATTAGCCACAAAGCTCTTCCACCGCACCACACGTAAGGTCTCGGTAACTGAAGCAGGACAAATCTACTTTCAGCATTGCAGGCAAGTACTCGATGGGCTCGATGAAGCCGAAAGGGCAATCACCAACCTGCAAAGCACACCAAGAGGACGGCTTAAAATCACCGCTCCGGTGACCTATGGCGAGAGAACGCTAGCTCCTTTGATTAATGACTTTATCGCCAAGTACCCTGAACTCGACGTTAAGCTCAACTTGACTAACCTCAAGGTGGATATGATAGATGAAGGCTATGATCTGGCTATTCGCCTGGGTCAACTGGAAGATTCGAGCATGATGGCTAAGAAGCTGGGAAAACGAACCCATTATGTCTGCGCCGCACCGGATTACCTTTCAACCTATGGTATTCCTCACTCTTTATCTGAGCTGGATCAACATAACTGCCTGTTAGGTACATTAGATTACTGGCGCTTTCAAGAAGGCGGAAAGACGAGAAGTATCAGAGTTAGCGGGAGTCTGAGCTGTAACAGTGGCAGAGCTCTGGTCGATGCTGCGGTGAAAGCCATAGGGATCACTCAGTTGCCTGACTATTATGTCTTACCTTATCTTGAGAACGGTAAACTCGTATCAATCCTCGAGCAACATAGACCCTCTGATGATGGGATCTGGGCAATTTATCCACAAAACAGGCACCTCTCGCCTAAGGTGCGTATGCTGATCGATCACCTGACAGAAGAATTAAAATAAAAATACCAGTCAATATATGACTGGCATTAGGATTATTGGCACCCAGCTAAGTCCTGCCGCTAGATCTTAAACTGCTGTATATTCTTCGACAAATCTTCGGTCACATGCTGAAACTCGGCCAGACTCGCCGATAAGGCTTCGCTCGATGCCAATGAATCATCGGACAGGCCTCGGACATTCTCCACATTACAAGCCACTTCTTCGGTAACCACTGCCTGCTGACCTATAGCTGAGGTGATCTCAATAGTCTGCTGCTGAATAGCCGAAATAGCACTGGTGATGCCAGTTAGCGCCTCTTCGACTTTTATAGTCAGATCCTGACCCACATTAGCCTGCTCGACTCCTTCTTCCATCACTTGTTCCGCCTGCAGCGCATTTTGTTGCAGAGTCTGAATGATCTCTTGAATATTGGCGGTCGAGTCTTGTGTTCTTGAAGCTAAGGT is a genomic window of Shewanella psychrophila containing:
- a CDS encoding aminoacyl-histidine dipeptidase — translated: MTAISQLQPQALWQWFEQICAIPHPSKHEQALSEHIQAWARDKQLEIVEDKVGNLIIKKPATPGMENRKTVALQAHIDMVPQKNSDKVHDFEKDPIIPYVDGDWVKAQGTTLGSDNGIGMASALAVLGSDDIAHGPLEVLLTIDEEAGMTGAFGLEAGYLDAEILINTDSEQEGEIYMGCAGGVDAQISVPMVWQAPESSNSTYTLTLSGLKGGHSGVNIHLGRGNANKLLARFLFNHADDLALELTDFTGGSLRNAIPREASASFMLPTENIAELETQATKFQALIREELAIADPDMLLELTQVSAAKQVMSEDTQNMLIDLLNACPNGVIRMSDEVEGVTETSLNVGVISTETESVEILCLIRSLIDSGRDEIESVLTSLTNLAGVGIEFSGAYSGWKPDNSSPVMALVRETYDSIYNKEPVIMVIHAGLECGLFKKPYPEMDMVSIGPTIRYPHSPDEKVLIETVGQYYKLLLAVLERIPEKG
- the dinB gene encoding DNA polymerase IV, encoding MKTNFQKIIHIDMDCYFAAVEMRDFPELRGKPIAVGGRSDRRGVISTCNYEARAFGVRSAMASGYALKLCPDLVLVPGRMSVYKEVSVQIREVFARYTDLIEPLSLDEAYLDVTDCTLCQGSATLIAEAIRLEIFEITGLTASAGIAPVKFLAKVASDLNKPNGQYVITPDMISPFVKTLPLTKIPGVGKVTGKKLEDIGLKTCGDLQDYPQSALIERFGKFGAVLIERAQGIDERSISPHRERKSVGVETTLAKDIYTLDQCHGVMPQLIQELAVRVTRSAKDRIINKQVVKLKFSDFKQTTIEHRADEMSVKLFYDLLTQALERQQGRGIRLLGVSVGLASQSSVNTKEAENEVRESQMDLGF
- the fghA gene encoding S-formylglutathione hydrolase, with the translated sequence MTVENLSSNKTFGGWNKQYSHQSKTLNCAMRFAIYLPPQASNGQKVPVLYWLSGLTCSDENFMHKAGAHRIASELGIAIVAPDTSPRGSDVADDEGYDLGQGAGFYVNATQAPWNKHYQMYDYIVDELPALVESMFPVTDKRSIAGHSMGGHGALVIALRNSDAYQSVSAFSPISNPINCPWGKKAFTAYLGRDMTTWSDYDASTLMRNASAENGKSFVPALVSQGEADDFLAEQLKPEVLEAAAKNSGYPLALESHEGYDHSYFFIASFIEQHLRFHGSHLSVS
- a CDS encoding S-(hydroxymethyl)glutathione dehydrogenase/class III alcohol dehydrogenase, coding for MTAQTIKSKAAVAWAVGQPLSMEIVDVMPPQKGEVRIKIIATGVCHTDAFTLSGDDPEGIFPCILGHEGGGIVESIGEGVTSVRVGDHVIPLYTPECGECKFCKSGKTNLCQKIRETQGKGLMPDGTTRFSKDGKDIFHYMGCSTFSEYTVLPEISLAKVNPEARLEEVCLLGCGVTTGMGAVMNTAKVEEGATVAIFGMGGIGLSAVIGAAMAKAARIIVIDINESKFDLARKLGATDFINPKNYDKPIQDVIVELTDGGVDYSFECIGNVNVMRSALECCHKGWGESVVIGVAGAGQEISTRPFQLVTGRVWKGSAFGGVKGRSELPDYVERYMAGEFKLSDFITHTMGLEQVNEAFDLMHEGKSIRTVIHFDK
- a CDS encoding DksA/TraR family C4-type zinc finger protein, whose product is MAGGWSRDGAVQEQIDSSVNDAVAQARDKLNAGSGLTHCEECGIEIPMARRDALSGVRLCVSCQTEQDNLQRKQAGYNRRGSKDSQLR
- a CDS encoding phosphate-starvation-inducible PsiE family protein, with translation MTLVILWSVIDVQIVIATALMAISRKIIVLDFKEVDAEYVWLLPP
- a CDS encoding LysR substrate-binding domain-containing protein, which gives rise to MFNWEGVSEFVSVAETESFTQAAKRLGISTAQVSRQVSALETRLATKLFHRTTRKVSVTEAGQIYFQHCRQVLDGLDEAERAITNLQSTPRGRLKITAPVTYGERTLAPLINDFIAKYPELDVKLNLTNLKVDMIDEGYDLAIRLGQLEDSSMMAKKLGKRTHYVCAAPDYLSTYGIPHSLSELDQHNCLLGTLDYWRFQEGGKTRSIRVSGSLSCNSGRALVDAAVKAIGITQLPDYYVLPYLENGKLVSILEQHRPSDDGIWAIYPQNRHLSPKVRMLIDHLTEELK